The genomic interval tcttatttaaaatgttatataattatttaaaatattaataaaaatgacTTCAAGGACTTTTAAAAcctacttttaaaaatttgagaactaaaaaggtacattttgaaaactcaaaaaccaaaaacatattcttcaaaacttgaGAGACAAGTAATAATTTTTTCTTATCTTCACTTATATACTATAAATCTTTCCCTAATCTAGTCAATGTGAAACTTTCGTCGTATGCAAGAGAAAAATAGAGGGCAAGAatgtgaaaataaataaataaaagtaagaaaaaaatatttgccCACACATGCAAAAGGTTAGAAAAACTTATTTGGAGACACTAGGTCAATTCTTGTTTCGGTACCATTTTTTAGGTCATCCCCACAAAAACTCCTTAAACTAGCTTAAATccatttgaaataaagttaCTATTGATGTTATTTATGTTGATTACCAGGGAGAACGAGCACAGATTCTTCCTTGACCAGCTTGCTGCAGAAGTCCACATCATCACTTATGCCTTCAAGTTGTTCTAGATTCAGCTTCACCtgtttcaaatgaaatattgacCATCAAAGAAAATATACCCTCAACATAAATAACCCTGTTCTTGTATGATCTTAAATGATGGTACCATTGCAAGCATTGCTCCTTCTGGTTTGTTTGGGCAAGTCAAACAAGGGATCTCATTGATCTTCTCATACAAAATATCTGCATTTATTCTCAGTAAATCAAGGAGACCTGAAACAAATTCATCGCTGGTTTTTGCAAGAATTTGTGGAATTGCACCCTGAACGGTGAGGGTAAAGAAATCAGAACATGGAACAAGATCGTTAACAAATGGcctaaaaagaaaaacgaaaATCTTGGAGTGCTAGGATTGTCAGTTATCATGCCAAGGTTCAAAATATAGTCCATCCATAGTAAGAAGGTCTCGTTTCAGCACCTGAACGCAGCTTGGGGGATCGGGTGTAATGTCCAGATAGTTCTTAATGTTCTCTATAATCTGCTAAGAAAAAGATGTGTGATATCCGAACAAATGAATCGAAGTAACTCTTCTAAATTGCAAGAGTATTTCTACTTCAACATAGAAGCTAATTAACATAGACATCATTAGATCCTcaaagataaagataaagataaatggTAAAAAGAACAGGGAATTTGAACAAACCCCATGTTTTTCCAGGATGCCATTTGGATCAGTGATTAAAATCCAACCCAATCTCCATCCTGGAACAGACCATTTCTTTGATAGAGATCCAAGGGTTAGCACTGGAGCAATGGATCCAAACACTCCCATTGGCACAAAGGGCTTATTGCCAAAAGCCATATGTGCATAAACTTCATCAGATATCACAAAAATCCCAAGTTTCCTCGCAGTTTCCGCAATCTAAATTCCACAACCACAAGAAAAAACATTGAACATCGGTAAAAGATCAAAGGAACTACAAATTATTGAAAAGATCCCCGAATCAACATTGCTTAATTACCTCTTTCAGATGCTGGTACGTATAGACACTGCCGCAGGGGTTGTTAGGGTTGATAATAACTATAGCAACAGTATTGTTATCTGCAAGAGCTTCCACAGCGTTAAGGTCAACCTCCCAACCTTTCTCTGGTATGAGATCAAAATTCCGAACTTCAAGGCGTCCAAAAGCTGCTCGACTTTCGTACTGCGGGAAAGCCGGTCTAGGAAGCAAGATGTTGGCACCAGGGCGGGCTAGCACAGATATTACGATTTCAATGGCTTGTGTGCAACCAATAGTGAGAAATACTTCATCAGGGGATAACTGGTATGGAAGACTGTTGGAAAAATATTCTGCCAAGGCCCTGTACTAGAAAAACATATCATGTTAAAAGCCTTATCATAAATAATGCTCTTCCATTCTGAATATAAACAGCACCTAATAACTTGATGTTTACAGTTCACATCAATTAAAAATGTCCTAGCACTAACTTTCCATCATTACGTCAATTTGAGACTAATTTAGTGATAACCATTCTAATCTACTAATAGAGTTGTTGAATGTACATACATCGTACATGTTTGAGAGATcttgaaatggttaaaatcactttgattatatttaatatcACATCCGAACATACTTAAatcactcaaaatcaattttaattggGGAGAAAATAATATTACCGAAGTTTAAACGTAGAACCTCCTTTGGGTGATGACAAATTTAACATTATATCATCTAatataaaaacatttttcaatcTATTAAAATTGATAGAATGATTAATAGAATTTTGtaagtaattttgaaaatgatttgtCACCATGGATAGTGGATATATGAGCTTTGTCTGCAGCATTAATGAAATACACCTCTCGTGTCTCGACATGGGCAAGTAGACTAGGGCAACATAGTAGCAAACCATGAGTGCATGTTCTGTAAGGCATGCGCATTATAAAGATGCTTAGCTTATTCACGGTTTTGACAGAAGGCATTTTTAAATGTTTGCACGTGTTTTATTTCTCTGTTCTTTGTTTAAGATGAAACTCAGGCATTTTTGTTGTCCTTATTGATACTGATAAAAGGACCGCAAGCAAACCAGCCCAAGTGGTTGAAGAATCTGGCCAAGCTACCTTAGTCATGCCACATGGGCTTCCTTACATGCTATCCAATTTAGTAACAAGATCAACTTGTATTAGATGCACTTTTCACTTGACTTGTGACAAACTCAAGATGAATTGTAAAGGTTTGAAATAAAAAAGTGGTTAATGAAATTGAACTCTAGTGCAGCTCAAAATATCCATGGAAACAACTCAAGTGAGGTGGACTGATTCAGATCTCAACAAAGAAAACAAGTTAATCCGGTTTTTACTTTCTCCATAATATTTTGGAGTGGGGGTGTTTGAGTTTGAGATTTGAATGTCTCACTTGTTAACAATCCATTTTTCAAGGATTTCCGCTGAAAACTATGAATTTACACTTTAAACACTATAGAGGAAACAATTTTAACGAAAAACAACAAAGTAAACAAAAGAAATTACACGGAGGATCAAGTAGAAGTATGTTAATTGAAGTAGAAA from Benincasa hispida cultivar B227 chromosome 10, ASM972705v1, whole genome shotgun sequence carries:
- the LOC120089352 gene encoding tyrosine aminotransferase-like; amino-acid sequence: MEMNGDHHWNFQSNEHLNKSSISVRGTLNLICSHLNTDDPRPIVAFGRADPSAYPSFRTSPLIVESLVSAVQSYQFNSYPSTHGVLSARRALAEYFSNSLPYQLSPDEVFLTIGCTQAIEIVISVLARPGANILLPRPAFPQYESRAAFGRLEVRNFDLIPEKGWEVDLNAVEALADNNTVAIVIINPNNPCGSVYTYQHLKEIAETARKLGIFVISDEVYAHMAFGNKPFVPMGVFGSIAPVLTLGSLSKKWSVPGWRLGWILITDPNGILEKHGIIENIKNYLDITPDPPSCVQGAIPQILAKTSDEFVSGLLDLLRINADILYEKINEIPCLTCPNKPEGAMLAMVKLNLEQLEGISDDVDFCSKLVKEESVLVLPGVAVGMKNWLRFSFGMERSSIEDGVARLKAFYQRHAKANNHIPSS